Below is a window of Impatiens glandulifera chromosome 2, dImpGla2.1, whole genome shotgun sequence DNA.
TCTTATTATTTTGCCTTCTTTCTAATGATGTTGTTTACTTCTTGCAAATATACATTCCTCATTGTCTTCTTGTATAAAATTTGCCCTCTTGATTTGTTCCTTGGACATAAAGTACCTCGTATTTCTTTTTGCAAATATGCATTCTCCATTCTATTCTTGTTTACATTCTACTTTGTTCCTTAGACATCAAGTACTTCGTACTTATTCCAGCCTAAATGAGTCATTCATACCAACAAGAATAGAACTCAACAATTTTTGAAAACTTCTATTAAACTTGTCAAGAACCCTCCAATGATCATCCAAGCTTTTCAACTTCCTCTTCTCTCGAACAACTTTGCTTTGATAAAACTTATTGGGGTATCAGAAGATGAAGTATCCTTTAATGTAAGAACAACAACCACACCGAAAAATtgcataaacaaaaaaatcaactaaaaaaTGCATACacaagatttatagtggttcgacTAAAATATGCCTACATCCACTTTCGAAACACAAGAGActctcaactttattatcaagaaTGTTACAAAAGTATTACAATGATTTTCTCATAATGAAAACTAACACATAACTCACAAAGAAGCGATGCTTGACAAATACTTGactttttaaagtgtccgattatacttttaaataaacccCAAATAGGTCAATATCAGCATGTCCATTCTAACTACTAACATATGGCTTCTTTGAGtctgttataaaaaaattccaaaaaaattgTTCGGTGATCTAACCAACTATGATAAATTTGTTGTGTTGACTTTGTTTAAAACCTCTCTTCTAAGGATCCAGGACAACTTTGTCGGAtcaaaatgaaatttttgattAGTTCTTTCAGCCGcaaagaaaatgaatttttcatTGCAATagtaaaaagaaagaaatttgtCGACGTGATTTGTAAAGATCAAGAAGAATAAGACCAAGAAGAATGCTAAATTgacatttttgaaataaaaaactaGAGATGCAAACGTTGAAAGTTAGTagctgataaaaaaaaagacctGTAACGAAGACTTGATTGTTTATATTAGGTAGCTAAAAAAATGAAGTTCGTTGAATTTGATTTGCAAAAGATAACATGGCTATATGATTGTAACTTAATGTTtcattgactttttttttttgtaaagatgAAACTTTATTTCTAATACGTTAATCCTTTAAAGAATGatgtgaaaataataaaaacaatttaataaatggttagttagttagtttaattactaattaattttaatagttagtttgttaatttatgttaatgtaaaactcttctataaaaaaaacaattataaacttgaataataatttttttagtttacaAATATCAATCCTATTTAATACTTctcaattttcataataaaGTCTTCTAGCCTAACGGAAACAAGAGGTAAATATTAACCTTAAGGTCTTGAGTTTGAGCACGTCAGACGATAAATTCTGCGcatagttaaatgattaagtgtattTGTGGGCTACATACTTCTACATACTTAATCCAGATAAAGAATGACATTTAAAATGagaattttttaacattttaaatctaaatctttattacataaatttataattttaatattttattgataaattgagataaattatAGTTGCAGAAACATACCTGAATTGAATCTATAGTGAAGAACAGTTAATAAAGACGTCATTCAGATCTTCACTTAATCTTAATCTTGAATCTCCCGTCTGAATCTATGACGAAGTGATATTCTtatgatatataatatgagTTTTAGATCTTCTAAccctaaattatttagaatgaaCATACATATACAATTTAGTCTAAGTCTAATGAGAAtaaagtaatatataaaaaaaaaataaccctaacatactaatttataatttaattaatcaactaaatagtaaattatatatttgtttctaaacaaatatgatttcatatttattataaatatttaaataaacttataacctttatattttaataaatcagaTAATATTCCGCTTTgtaagtttttatatatttttttcaattgtaTATAATAACCTAAAAGCTCAAAATATCACCTTTAGTTTTCATGATCGTCCGTCGCAACTAAATCCTTTAGGGCAGTAACACGACCTTTGATTCCATGACAATTGAAGAGGAGAACCCCAATAGTGACAACAACTTTTTGTCAACCATCATTGCTGTTAGTTTCTGCATTGAGGAAACAAATAAATAGTATTAAgcaagttttttttcttctgaaatTAAATTCATCAACATTGTAAAGAACTATTAAAccaaatcaattaaattcaatatCAATAAGAGACTTAGAAGATGAACAACAAACTCAAAATCAGATCAAAGAACAAACACAAAAGACATGGggaaaaggaaataaaatatactAGATCTCAATCACATAAACATATTAGCACACCACTCCCTATATTATTTTAGATGAAAAAGAAACTTAAGAATCGATTGATACATACCAGTTTGTACTAAATAGTAGGAAAAGTATTGAAGAGGTGATGATCAAATCCATCCAATCATAAACTATCAAGGCATATACCTAACCAGTTCCATTTGATCCACGAGTTCTTGCAGATCATCTTCCCATACTGATGTTTTTGTCACCATGTCCTCCACTTCCACATCTACTTCAGTCTGATCACACAACaatgtttcttcttcttgatcatTAGATGAATCAACAGCAAGTAGTTCTTCCATAATTGAATCATTCACCAAATTCAAGTCCTCATCCTCAATCTCAGTCTCAAACATTGTCTCTATCCATGGATCCAAATTTACTGCCTCCTCCGTTCCTCGTCCTAATTGGGTCATTGTTAATTTCCTCTTTCTGTTAATACAAATTCCCAGTTGTTCTCTGTTATGTACATACTTGTCTATGTACTGGTGGACAAAGGTTGGACTAGTGAGAGCTTTTGCAAGAAAACTCATCATTTGTTGGTGTTTCTTCTCTGCAGACTGAATCCTGTCCTCCATTGAAATTATTCGATCCTTTGATAATTCCTGTTCCTGCCTGAGTTTCACGATTTCAGACATTAACAAGTCCTTTTCTCTCCTTAATCTCTCTATGactttttcttcttccattCCATACTGATCAATCTCTAAACAACCCACTCCTTCTTGTTGGCTGCTGCTACTTGCCACGTATCTTCTTCTCTTGATTGTTTTCAGAAGATGCTTCTGTCCTCCCAGAAACCCTTCATTTGCAAATTCCCATCGGTCCGGATCCACTTTTCGAAAACCCTGCAATTTCGTAGTTTATTATGGCTTAAAGAAAAACACAGATTGAGATGGTTGGGGAAGACAAAAGAAGAGATGATACTTACATAAGTGTTGAGCTGACGAATGAAGCTAGAGAAATTGCCGTGTTTAAAGTACCTAGGAAGCAGAGTGGTGGAGAATTTATGCGAATCCCAAACTATGAAGCTGTTGCGAGCTTTGCTCCATGAAACAACCTCGTCAGTAGATAAGTCTTCAACTATTTCGAAGATCTTGGTAAGAAATGGAGGCGGACCCATATGCTGTAACGAATCCAACGGAAGCGGGGATGAAGATGAACCGGCGGAGGATATGACTGTTACTTCATCTTCGTGTTTCACCGCCACTTCATCGGTAGCAATACTGAAGTTCTTCATGAATGTTTACTTACAAAGGGTCTTGCAGAATTTTTCCGAATTTGGAAATAAAGCTGACAGTACAAGTTATATTTGAACGGATATTAGAAAGTTCTAGAGAGATGGGGAGATTTTGAAGGGAGGGAGAGAAAGTTCTTACAAGTTTGTCTTGAAAGTTCTAGAAGTATGAGGAAATAAAAGATATTTGTGATGCTGACCTTGAAACTGATAATTAATGAGTGAGCAAATTGTTGGGATCAGATATAAGATATAGATATGCTGTTCcctagttttatttaaaaaataaaaaataaaaactgatggACTTTAGGCATGGGAGGAGGCAAACCGGTTCTTTGCTACCCAAATCTATGTTCgattagattaattaaatttcagcagtattatttaaataataaattaagagtCAACTTGAAAAGGAGAGAGAGAGTCGGAATCCAGATTTCATTTCGGGTTTATTAAAAACGGAAATAAGCAAATCTTCGCTTCACTCCGTTTTATATGACCTAATGAAGAGAAGCCTTACACCGTTTTACATCAGTTTGTCAATGTAAAGCTAATTGAAATTGATGCACGATTTAGTGAAGCGAGCTTCATTTGACTCCGTTTTAAAACTGATTTAAATAGATGAACTATAAATAAAGCTTTcttcattttagttttataaattttgattataattttatttgtgatctatttaaattaataattatgaaataatataattttatttctgatttgtttaaatcaataatcataaattatgttcATAATTACTTTGTGAtgtgagatatttaaattaatttttatgaataattaaaatttttatgtgtgatatattgaaattaatttgtacaaattattttataatgtatataattatatattgaatatacaatttttttttttgtgatatattgaaataaatttgtacaaattatttattaatttatataattatatattaaatatatataacaacatatttttaatttttttagaaagatatttaaattaatttgttttaattatgttatattttatattattatatatataaacgttaaTGCAAAAACAAGTAACACATTAATGTAAAACTTTTATTCGttcatataaaaacatttatttcatCATGTAAACCCTACTAGAGAATTAAACAGGGTGAAACAAGCGCTAACCAATGAAGATTCCTTCACTAGATATTTACAACGCTTATATCAGTGAAACAAACAGTAACTAGTGAAAATTGTGTCGTTAGGTATTTATTTACAACGCTTATATTAATGATTATAGCGCTAACTAGTGATGCTttcttcactaggtatttacaacgCAAATAAgagtgaaacaagcgctacctaGTGATGCTTTCTTCACTTGGTATTTACAGCGCAGATAggagtgaaacaagcgctacaTAGTGATGATTgcttcatttatatttacaaGTGTAATAGCTTCACTCATGTACGTACGATTACTTCATGCGGTTGCGCTTcgatcataatttataatataaattataatattacaattttCTACTTCCTTCTGattaatctctctctcttcaagctTCAGCTTCCTCTCTCACctctttcacggcgattcgaaTCTGATGCACTGTCACGAAACTGTACTTGAAAGATATTTATTGTGAAGAACTCTTTAGCTCAGTCTCGAAAATGGTATGTACAACAAAATCGTTaacttttgtttatatttatgaaaccaaaaatcctaaacattaaaccttaaaccctaaatccttaAACATAAACCATAAACCCTACGTATCTATCCGGAAATATATCCCAAAAGGACCTAAGGGtgacaagaaagaaggaaagaaagaaaaatggcAAAGACAAGAGAGACGAGTTTGAGGAAATCAACCCCCATCGTCatgttttagttgattgatatctagtttcattcattattcacttttgtactttaatttcaTATCCGTGTGCGTTTCTTAGGCCAACTGTGGATTCCTCATGGCCATCGTGTGTTGACTTTGAGCAAATTATATAATCTCAATTTCAACTCTTGTACTCCTTTTACCATTTTCaggtctttttaattaatggtgTAAGCTAATCTTAAAAAAAACCATGTACGCACAATGAGGTCGTTATGTTTAAATGTTCATATTTAGGAAACCCCACTTTGAAAATGTTACGTTCAATGAAATCGTTCGTATATAGGAAATCCTACTTcagttttgtatattatttccacGAAGGCCTACCATGATGtagaaaaaagtttttttttgtaaataacaaagcatatttttttaaatatgcaGACAACAAACAACGAAATCGTCCCAATCATTATCCCAATCACTATAGACAAAGAATGGATTTTttgtcccaatcaattatctAGTGAAGATAATGTACTATTCTCTCTATTGACCATGTCCATACTGTCCATATTATGTAAGTTTTGAATGTAATGACCATGTTCTTCTaagagataatattattgtttgacaCAATTTTTGATGGTGTAATTTGCTCGTACTTGTGGTGCAAGGGTGT
It encodes the following:
- the LOC124927200 gene encoding heat shock factor protein HSF30-like, which produces MKNFSIATDEVAVKHEDEVTVISSAGSSSSPLPLDSLQHMGPPPFLTKIFEIVEDLSTDEVVSWSKARNSFIVWDSHKFSTTLLPRYFKHGNFSSFIRQLNTYGFRKVDPDRWEFANEGFLGGQKHLLKTIKRRRYVASSSSQQEGVGCLEIDQYGMEEEKVIERLRREKDLLMSEIVKLRQEQELSKDRIISMEDRIQSAEKKHQQMMSFLAKALTSPTFVHQYIDKYVHNREQLGICINRKRKLTMTQLGRGTEEAVNLDPWIETMFETEIEDEDLNLVNDSIMEELLAVDSSNDQEEETLLCDQTEVDVEVEDMVTKTSVWEDDLQELVDQMELVRYMP